The Opitutales bacterium ASA1 genome window below encodes:
- a CDS encoding acetamidase/formamidase family protein, with protein sequence MNTSPSLRILGCVALMLGTASLHAAAPKPPRIDHHVRSTPENLAWGWLGSDVPPVYRVKSGDIVKIDTISMGGMRDDNYQEFLKGLGIPLDHPVVKEMVAARLQVPPSGLPPRTGGHMLTGPIYIEGAEPGDVLEVRVWDNQFRVPYGNNGAGPGSGGLPELLTERETKIYTYDYENGWANFNDDIKVPLAPFMGIMGVAPAREQTLRIGSRAPGNFGGNIDLRDMTAGSRMFVPVHVKGAFYFTGDAHAAQGDGEITGPAIETCMTTVQQFIVHKNMKLKTPWFETPTHYIVMGMNEDLDLAMKMAMQETIDWLVANKGLTKFEAYSLASVAVSYRNTVIVNGNLGMHGMIPKSLWIKDRTPYWYHTEGI encoded by the coding sequence ATGAACACCTCGCCCTCCCTCCGTATCCTCGGCTGCGTCGCGCTCATGCTCGGCACGGCCTCGCTCCACGCCGCGGCGCCCAAGCCGCCCCGCATCGATCATCACGTCCGATCCACGCCCGAGAATCTCGCTTGGGGTTGGCTCGGGTCGGACGTCCCGCCCGTCTACAGGGTCAAGTCGGGCGACATCGTGAAGATCGACACGATCAGCATGGGTGGCATGCGCGACGACAACTACCAGGAGTTCCTGAAGGGGCTCGGAATCCCGCTCGATCATCCGGTGGTGAAGGAGATGGTGGCGGCGCGTCTGCAAGTCCCGCCGTCGGGTCTGCCGCCGCGCACCGGCGGGCACATGCTCACCGGGCCGATCTACATCGAGGGCGCGGAGCCGGGCGACGTGCTCGAGGTGCGGGTGTGGGACAATCAGTTTCGGGTGCCGTACGGGAACAACGGTGCCGGCCCCGGCAGCGGTGGTCTGCCCGAGTTGCTGACCGAGCGGGAGACGAAGATCTACACCTACGACTACGAGAACGGTTGGGCGAACTTCAACGACGACATCAAGGTGCCGCTCGCGCCCTTCATGGGCATCATGGGCGTGGCTCCGGCGCGCGAGCAAACGCTGCGCATCGGTTCGCGTGCCCCCGGCAACTTCGGCGGCAACATCGATCTGCGCGACATGACCGCGGGCTCGCGCATGTTCGTGCCGGTGCACGTGAAGGGCGCGTTCTATTTCACCGGTGACGCGCATGCGGCGCAGGGCGACGGCGAGATCACCGGACCGGCGATCGAGACCTGCATGACGACGGTGCAGCAGTTCATCGTGCACAAGAACATGAAGTTGAAGACCCCGTGGTTCGAGACGCCGACGCACTACATCGTGATGGGGATGAACGAAGACCTCGATCTCGCGATGAAGATGGCGATGCAGGAAACGATCGACTGGCTCGTGGCGAACAAGGGGCTGACGAAGTTCGAGGCCTACTCGCTCGCCTCGGTGGCGGTGAGTTATCGCAACACCGTGATCGTGAACGGCAATCTCGGCATGCACGGCATGATCCCGAAGAGCCTCTGGATCAAGGACCGCACACCGTACTGGTACCACACCGAAGGCATCTGA